One genomic segment of Gopherus flavomarginatus isolate rGopFla2 chromosome 11, rGopFla2.mat.asm, whole genome shotgun sequence includes these proteins:
- the LOC127031210 gene encoding olfactory receptor 6C75-like, whose amino-acid sequence MEKAEVRNQTPIVQFILLGFGNDPELQPLLFLLFLVIYIVTVTANILFVVLVVTNQHLHIPMYFLLGNLSCLEICYTSAILPRLLASLLTGDRTISVKGCIVQLYFFGILSNTENLLLTAMSYDRYLAICNPLRYGTLVNARVCWQLVAGSWISSFLLCTIVNIFFFQLTFCDSKEIDHFFCDFSPMIKLSCVDTQTLELLTFIISVIGTFVPFLLTLTSYICIIITILRIPSSIGRQKTFSTCSSHLIVLAVLYVTVLTVYVIPTANVPKVLHKIFSVFYTVLTPMINPVIYSLRNKEVNESLRKSILKLVA is encoded by the coding sequence ATGGAGAAAGCAGAAGTAAGAAACCAAACGCCCATCGTGCAATTCATCCTCTTAGGATTTGGGAATGACCCTGAACTGCAGCCCCTTCTTTTCCTGCTGTTTCTAGTGATCTACATTGTGACCGTCACCGCAAACATCCTCTTCGTTGTGCTAGTTGTGACTAATCAGCACCTTCACATCCCCATGTACTTTTtactggggaacttgtcctgcctggagatctgctacacctctgccatcctgcccaggctgctggccagtctcctgactggggacagaaccatttctgttAAGGGCTGCATCGTGCAATTATATTTCTTTGGTATCCTGTCAAATACAGAAAATCTGCTGCTCACGGcaatgtcttatgatcggtatttagcgaTATGCAATCCACTCCGTTATGGTACTCTAGTGAATGCCAGGGTTTGTTGGCAGCTTGTGGCAGGGTCCTGGATAAGTAGCTTTCTGCTCTGCACCAtagtaaacattttctttttccaaTTAACGTTCTGTGATTCTAaagaaattgaccatttcttttgcGATTTTTCACCCATGATAAAGCTGTCCTGTGTCGACACTCAGACTCTGGAACTGTTGACATTTATTATCTCTGTAATAGGGACATTTGTGCCCTTTCTTCTGACTCTGACATCCTACATTTGTATCATAAtcaccatcctgagaatcccttccagcATCGGGAGGCAAAAgaccttttccacctgctcctctcatctCATTGTGCTTGCAGTTTTGTATGTGACCGTATTAACTGTCTATGTAATTCCAACCGCCAATGTACCCAAGGTCCTACACAAAATCTTCTCTGTCTtctacacagtcctgactcccatgATCAACCCtgtcatctacagcctgagaaacaaggaggTCAATGAGTCCCTAAGAAAATCTATTCTTAAACTAGTAGCTTAG
- the LOC127031189 gene encoding olfactory receptor 4D1-like, with protein sequence MDQQNLTTTVTEFVLLGLTQSPELEHFFFIAFFIVYVTTWLGNLTIIITVISDHRLHTPMYFLLANLAFLDVNDSSVNTPRLLLCLLSKCKTISFNDCLLQIFFFHFIGGAMVFFLVGMAVDRYVAIYKPLRYLIIMNQRACVGIVVLAWLGGFAHSAVQIGLLLQLPFCGPNVLDNFYCDVPQVIKLACTDTHVIELQMVFNSGVLLLIVFTILLISYTIILVQIRSHVTDGKRKALSTCGTQITVVCLIFIPTIFIYARPFTKFALDKVVSVIYTVITPMLNSMIYTLRNAEMKKAIRRLMSRFLFSCRKLKT encoded by the coding sequence ATGGACCAGCAGAATCTCACTACTACAGTGACTGAATTTGTGCTCCTGGGTCTCACCCAGAGTCCTGAGCTAGAGCATTTTTTCTTCATTGCCTTCTTCATAGTATATGTGACCACTTGGTTGGGAAATTTAACTATCATCATCACAGTGATATCTGACCACAGACTCCACACCCCTATGTACTTCCTGCTGGCCAACCTGGCTTTCCTAGATGTCAATGACTCATCGGTCAATACTCCCAGATTGCTGTTGTGTCTCCTTTCCAAGTGTAAAACCATCTCATTCAATGACTGTCTCCTCCAGATCTTCTTCTTCCACTTCATAGGGGGTGCAATGGTATTTTTCCTTGTGGGGATGGCAGTCGATCGGTATGTGGCCATCTATAAACCACTGAGATACTTGATTATCATGAATCAGCGTGCGTGCGTGGGGATAGTGGTACTGGCATGGTTGGGTGGATTTGCTCACTCTGCTGTTCAGATTGGACTGCTGCTCCAGCTACCGTTCTGTGGGCCGAACGTCCTGGACAATTTTTACTGTGATGTCCCACAGGTCATCAAACTGGCCTGCACTGACACCCATGTGATCGAGCTGCAGATGGTCTTCAATAGTGGAGTGCTCCTTCTAATTGTATTCACAATTCTGCTAATTTCCTATACCATCATCTTAGTCCAGATCAGGTCACATGTCACAGATGGGAAGCGCAAGGctctgtcaacctgtggaacccagATTACCGTGGTGTGTTTAATATTCATACCCACCATCTTCATCTATGCTCGGCCCTTCACGAAGTTTGCCCTGGACAAAGTGGTGTCTGTCATTTACACAGTAATCACCCCAATGCTGAACTCAATGATCTACACGCTGAGAAATGCTGAGATGAAAAAGGCCATCAGGAGACTGATGAGCAGATTCCTGTTCTCCTGCAGGAAACTAAAAACataa